Proteins encoded together in one Polypterus senegalus isolate Bchr_013 chromosome 16, ASM1683550v1, whole genome shotgun sequence window:
- the flrt3 gene encoding leucine-rich repeat transmembrane protein FLRT3 → MSRLRMFCKYLSLLVIWPQIGLHLSLAGQFGNVAACPLSCRCDGTFIYCNDRGLTSIPTGIPEDATTLYLQNNRINNAGIPTGLRKLNKVERIYLYCNNLDEFPTNLPKYVKELHLQENNVRTITHDSLAQIPFLEELHLDDNSVSAVSIEEGAFRDSNHLRLLFLSRNHLSTIPIGLPKTIEELRFDDNRISSISELSLQDLTNLKRLVLDGNLLNNNGIGEMAFAKLVNLTELSLVRNSLSAPPKNLPGFNLQKLQLQENHINRIPANAFSYLRQLYRLDLSGNNLSSLPMGVFDDLENLTQLLLRNNPWYCGCRLKWVRDWLRTLPNKVNVRGLMCQAPEKVKGMAIKDLATDLFDCRDTDILPTVLSMTVSNTLPPSREQWPPSVTRRPVVKGPDLSKNYRTTSFPSRKIITINVKSISAENVHISWKVAQPMTALRLSWLKMGHSPAFGSITETIVQGDRTEYLLTALEPESSYRICMVPMETNNLYLSDETPVCIETETGSVKTYNPTTTLNREQEKEPYKNSSLPLAAIIGGAVALIAVIILALVCWYVHRNSSLFSRNCGYNKGRRRKDDYAEAGTKKDNSILEIRETSFQMIPINSEPVSKEDFVIHTIFPPNGLSLYKNNHSESSGSNRSYRDSGIPDSDHSHS, encoded by the coding sequence ATGTCACGATTAAGAATGTTCTGTAAGTATCTGAGCCTTCTTGTCATTTGGCCCCAAATTGGATTACATCTTAGCTTAGCGGGACAATTTGGTAATGTGGCAGCCTGCCCGCTGTCATGCCGCTGTGATGGAACATTTATTTACTGCAATGACCGGGGTCTTACATCCATTCCCACTGGCATTCCGGAGGATGCTACAACACTGTATCTACAAAATAACCGGATAAACAATGCTGGCATTCCTACTGGATTGCGTAAACTAAACAAGGTAGAAAGAATTTATCTCTATTGCAACAACCTGGACGAGTTTCCCACCAACTTGCCAAAGTATGTCAAGGAGCTCCACTTGCAGGAAAACAATGTAAGGACTATCACCCATGACTCTCTGGCTCAGATTCCATTCCTGGAGGAGCTGCACTTGGATGATAATTCCGTCTCGGCTGTCAGTATAGAGGAGGGAGCATTTCGTGACAGCAACCACCTAAGACTTTTGTTCCTCTCTCGCAATCACCTCAGCACTATACCCATTGGCCTCCCAAAAACTATTGAAGAGCTACGGTTTGACGATAATCGGATATCTTCCATTTCTGAGTTATCCTTGCAGGATCTTACAAATCTGAAACGTCTGGTTTTAGACGGAAACCTTTTAAACAATAATGGGATTGGAGAGATGGCATTTGCAAAGTTAGTAAATCTGACTGAGCTCTCACTGGTACGCAATTCGCTTTCTGCACCGCCAAAGAACCTGCCAGGCTTCAACCTCCAGAAGCTGCAGCTGCAGGAAAACCACATCAATCGGATACCTGCAAATGCTTTTTCTTATCTCAGGCAGCTGTACCGACTGGATTTGTCTGGTAACAATCTGAGCAGTTTGCCCATGGGAGTCTTTGATGACTTGGAGAATCTGACTCAGTTATTACTTCGCAACAACCCCTGGTATTGCGGCTGCAGACTCAAGTGGGTGCGGGATTGGCTTCGTACTCTTCCAAACAAAGTCAACGTGCGTGGCTTGATGTGCCAGGCACCAGAAAAAGTCAAAGGAATGGCTATCAAGGACCTTGCCACAGACCTTTTTGATTGTAGAGACACAGACATCCTTCCAACAGTTCTGAGCATGACTGTTTCAAACACATTACCGCCTTCCAGAGAACAGTGGCCTCCCTCTGTGACCAGAAGACCCGTGGTTAAGGGGCCAGACTTGAGCAAAAACTATCGGACCACAAGTTTTCCAAGTCGAAAAATTATTACAATAAACGTGAAATCTATCAGTGCTGAGAACGTCCACATTTCATGGAAAGTTGCGCAACCTATGACAGCTTTACGGCTCAGTTGGCTGAAAATGGGCCACAGTCCAGCTTTTGGATCCATTACTGAGACCATTGTACAAGGTGACAGGACCGAGTATTTGCTGACAGCTCTGGAACCAGAGTCATCTTACAGGATATGCATGGTTCCCATGGAAACCAATAATTTATACCTGTCGGATGAAACCCCAGTCTGCATTGAAACCGAGACTGGCTCAGTAAAAACATATAACCCTACTACAACTCTCAACAGAGAACAAGAGAAGGAGCCCTACAAAAATTCAAGTTTGCCTTTGGCTGCCATCATTGGAGGAGCAGTGGCACTCATTGCCGTTATAATTCTTGCCTTAGTGTGCTGGTATGTCCACCGAAATAGCTCTTTGTTTTCCAGGAACTGTGGCTACAATAAGGGCCGCAGGAGAAAGGACGATTACGCTGAAGCTGGGACAAAGAAGGACAATTCTATCTTAGAAATTCGAGAGACCTCTTTCCAAATGATCCCAATTAACAGTGAACCTGTGTCTAAAGAGGATTTTGTAATACACACAATATTCCCACCCAATGGATTGAGTCTATATAAGAACAATCATAGTGAAAGTAGTGGCAGCAACAGGAGCTACAGAGACAGTGGCATCCCAGACTCAGACCACTCGCACTCATGA